CACTGAGCTACGCAGGCACCTTTTTAATTCTTCACTTTATGGTGGGGAGGGTAGGATTCGAACCTACGAAGGCGACAGCCGGCGGATTTACAGTCCGCTCCCTTTGTCCACTTGGGTACCTCCCCACAAAAAACCATGGAGCCGGTGATCCGACTCGAACGGACGACCTGCTGATTACAAATCAGCTGCTCTACCAGCTGAGCTACACCGGCACAACTTTTCCGTTATGCCTGAATAAATATAAGGGATAGAGGGCAACATGTCAAGCAAAAATTATGCACTCTAAACACAAGAAATTATTGTGACCACCAGAACGTCCTGGGAGAAAATGATTGCCACAAATTTGTAGTCCAATCTTTTATTCAAGAAGACTGAATACTATCATATCCTTTTCAAAGAATGACCAGCTTTTATGCTATAATCAAAACTAACTAAAAACACGAAAGGAGGGGGGATTTTATCCACAAAAATCCATCTTTCTTCGGTTCATTCCAAAACCATTAAGAGGAGGAGAAAAATGAGAAAAAAAGTTTTTCTGGCAATTTTAGTTGGCGTGGTGTTTTTGCTAAGTTCAGCGTTCGTTCTGGCTCAGGAACCCAAATACGGAGGTACCCTGGTTTTTGGAAGCGGTGGCGATGCTACTCGCCTGGACCCCGCTGATGTAACCGATGGGCTTTCTATCACCAGGACTGACAATATTTTTGAGGGCCTGGTTCAGTACAAGCCTGGAACCACCGAAATAGAGCCTTGCCTTGCCGAGCGCTGGGAAGTTTCCGAGGACGGACTGACCTTTACCTTTTACCTCCGCAAAGGCGTAAAATTCCATGATGGCACTGACTTCAACGCCGATGCTGTGGTTTACTCTTTCAAAAGACAATTCGACCCCAACCACCCCTTCCACAAATACGGAGAATGGGCTTACTGGAAATGGATGTTCACCTCGGTAAAAGACGTGGTCAAAGTCGATGACTACACAGTTAAAATTATTCTCTCTGAGCCCTACGCTCCATTTTTGAGCAATCTGGCCATGTTTACTGTAGCCATCGTCAGTCCAACCGCCTGTGAAAAGTATGGGCCGGATTTCTTTAAAAATCCGGTGGGTACCGGTCCTTTCAAATTTGTGGAATGGGTCAAAGACGACCACATAACCTTGGAAGCTTTTGAAGACTACTGGCAGGGAAGACCCTATCTCGACCGTATTATCTTCAGAGTTATACCCGATCCCTCGGTACGCCTTCTGGAGCTTGAGAAAGGTTCCATAGATGCTATGGAATACCCCAATCCCGACGACCTGGAGCGAATCAAAAACAACCCTGACCTGATGCTCCTTGAAGCCCCGGGCATTAACGTGGGATACCTTGCCATGAATATGGGAGAAGATACCCCTGGTTTCCAGAAACCATTCGGGGATGTGCGGGTGCGCAGAGCAATCAACCATGCCATCAACAAAGAAGCCATCGTGAAATACCTCTACAAAGATACTGCGATTGTAGCCAAAAACCCCATTCCGCCTACCATGTGGGGCTACAATGACGAAATAGAAGACTATGAGTACAACCCCGATAAAGCTCGTGAATTACTCAAAGAAGCTGGATACCCCAACGGCTTTGAAACCACTCTCTGGGCTATGCCAGTGTCCCGTCCCTATATGTACGATCCTCCAAAAATTGCCGAGGCCATCCAGGCAGACCTGGAAGCGGTAGGCATCAAGGCTAACATTTACACCGTAGAGTGGGGAACTTACCTGCAGGAAACCGAAGCTGGAAAACACCCCATGTGTCTTCTGGGCTGGACCGGTGATAACGGTGACCCGGATAACTTCCTTTATGTGCTACTTGACAAAGACAACGCCATCGTGGGAAGCGCAGGAAACGTAGCTTTTTACCGCAACGACGAACTTCACGAAATACTGATCAAGGCTCAAAGAACTTACGACCAGGAAGAACGAATCAAGCTTTACAAAAAAGCTCAGGAAATAATTCACAACGATGCGCCCTGGGTACCTATAGCTCACGCCAAAAACCAGATGGTGTTCAAAAAAGATGTTAAGGGATATGTGCTTCATCCCCTGGACCGTAAGTTCTTTTACACCACCTGGCTGGATCGCTAAAATGAGGGGGCATTTTTGCCCCCCATTTTATCTTAGTCATGGTGAATGCTTATGAAGCGGTATATTATCAAAAGGCTGTTGCTTCTTATACCAGTGCTTTTTGGAGTTTCCATAATTGTTTTTGTCGTGGTGCGCCTGGCACCAGGCGATCCTGCCCGGATACTTGCTGGTGAACACGCTTCCCCCGAGTACGTGGAAGCGATGCGTACCAAGTGGCAGCTTGACAAGCCTCTTTATATTCAGTATTTGGTATGGCTACGTAATCTACTCAGGGGAGACTTGGGCCGTTCCATTGCCACCCGCTCCCCGGTGCTTGAAGAAATTCTGCAGCGTTTCCCAGCAACCCTGGAACTCTCCATTGCCGCTATGCTCTTTGCAATCGTGGTGGGCATCGCTGCGGGAGTTACTGCAGCGGTAAAGCAATACTCCTTCTGGGACTACTTTTCAATGACCGGGGCACTTTTCGGAGTTTCCATGCCCGTTTTCTGGCTGGGTCTTATGCTCATGTTTATTTTCGGTCTGGAACTGGATTGGCTTCCGGTTTCAGGGAGAATCGATGTTGGAGTAAACTTAAAAGTCATCACCGGGCTTTATCTTCTGGATTCTCTGTTAACCCTGAACAAAACAGCATTTTTGAGCGCCCTCTCCCATCTCATTTTACCCAGTATTGCTCTGGGTACCATACCTATGGCACTCATTGCTCGCATGACCCGCTCGGCAATGCTTGAGGTAATCCGCCAGGATTTTATCCGCACCGAACGGGCCAAGGGGCTTCCCGAAAAAATGGTCATCTATAAGCATGCGCTAAAAAATGCCCTGATACCCATCGTCACAGTAATTGGCATGGAATTTGGGCTTTTGCTTGGCGGGGCCATTCTCACTGAAACCGTTTTTTCCTGGCCTGGCCTTGGCCGCTACACGGTTGATGCCGTCTACGCTCGGGATTATCCAGCCATCCAGGGAGCAGTGCTGTTTATTGCTTTCGTGTTTGTGGTAGTCAACCTGGCAACCGACGTTTTATATGCCTATCTCAATCCCAGAATACGGTATCAATAAGATGACGAAGAGCAACATAGCCAAGCTACAGGGATACTGGTACTTTTTAAAGAAAAACAAATCTGCCCTGGCGGGTCTGATTATTTTGATTGTTCTCCTCTTTGTGGCTCTGTTTGCCCCTTACCTTGCTCCCAACGACCCCTTGCAGCGCAGCCTGGCCCATCGCCTGTTACCAGGTTTCTGGGCTGGCAAAGAATACGCGCAGTTTCCCTTGGGCACCGATTACCTGGGACGCTGCATCCTTTCCCGTATCATCTGGGGTACCCGTACTTCACTTTCGGTAGGCTTTATCGCTGTGGGTATATCTACTCTGATAGGCCTGGTGCTGGGGCTTCTGGGAGGGTACTTTGGTGGAAAAATCGATACCTTTTTGATGCGTATCGTGGATATTATGTTTGCCTTTCCCAGTATCCTCCTTGCCATCACCATCATGGCTGCACTTGGTCCAGGGCTTGAGAAGGCAATGATTGCCATAGGCATTGTTTACTCTCCACAAATGGCCAGAGTGACCAGAAGCGCTGTGCTGGTAATCCGGGAGATGGATTACATTCAGGCCGAAAAAGCTCTGGGCGCTTCCCATTTGCGGATTATCTGGCACCACATTCTACCCAATTCTCTGGCCCCAGTTATTGTCTACTCAACCCTGAGCGTGGCCAACGCCATCCTGGATGCTGCGGCTTTGGGCTTTTTAGGGCTTGGTGCCTTACCCCCCACCCCAGAGTGGGGTGCCATGCTTTCTAACAGCAGGCAGTTTTTGCTTTCTGGGGCCTGGTGGGCAGCCACCTTCCCCGGGTTGGCCATTATGATTTCAGTGCTGGGACTCAATCTTCTGGGAGATGGACTTCGGGATATTCTGGACCCCAGATTGAGGGTGTGATGATGAATCTGGTTCCTTTACTGGAAATAAAAAATCTGAAAACTTACCTTAAAACACCTCGCGGCACGGTCAGAGCAGTGGACGGCGTAAGCCTGGAAATCTTTCCTGGAGAAACCATGGGTCTTGTAGGGGAATCAGGGTGCGGAAAAAGCATGACCGCTTTGTCAATACTGAAACTGTATCCCCAACCCCAGGGGAAAATCGTGGCAGGAGAAATCTTCTTTGAGGGTCAGAACCTGGTGCCACTCAAAGAGGAAGAAATGTGGAAAATACGTGGCAAGAAAATCTCTATGGTTTTTCAGGAGCCGATGACTTCTCTGGACCCGGTATTCCCGGTTGGAGAAGAAATCATGGAAGTTTTGCGTATTCATGAAGCAATGTCGCCTGCTACAGCCAGAGAAAAAGCGATTGAAATGCTTCGCTTGGTCAGAATACCTGAGCCAGAAAGGATATTCCACAGTTACCCCCACCAGCTCTCGGGAGGAATGCGACAGCGGGTAATGATTGCCATAGCTTTAGCCTGTCGTCCCAGACTGCTTCTTGCCGATGAGCCCACCACGGCGCTGGACGTGACCATTCAAGCCCAGATTCTGGAGCTCATTGAGGAACTCAAAGAAGAACTGCACACGGCAGTGCTCCTGATTACCCATGACCTGGGGGTGGTAGCCGAAACCTGCCAGAGGGTAGCCGTGATGTATGCGGGTAAAATCGTTGAAAAAGCCCAGGTATTCGAGCTATTTGATAATCCCCTGCATCCTTATACTCGGGCATTGCTTGCTTCTATACCTCACATAGAAGAAGAGAAAGAGGCTCTGGAAAGCATCCCAGGCAGTGTGCCTGACCTTTTGAACCCTCCTTCTGGTTGTCGTTTTCATCCCCGTTGTCTGCAAGCCTTTGAGCGCTGCCGGAAAGAAGAACCGCAGCTTAAAGAAAAGGAGGAAAAACACTGGGTAGCATGTCATCTTTACTCCTGAAGGTCAACAATCTTTCCAAAAAGTTTTTTGTGAAAAGCGAGCAATTCTCGGAAACGCTCACCATTGACGCAGTAAACGCTGTCTCGCTTTCCATTAACCAGGGCGAAGTGATGGCCCTGGTTGGAGAATCGGGATGCGGGAAAAGCACCTTAGGACGCTGTATCCTGCGTCTGGAAGAACCTGACACCGGAGAAGTGTTTTTTAAAAACCAAAATATCTTAGCTCTTCCTCTTCGAGAGTTGAAAACCTACCGCCAGAAAATGCAAATCATTTTTCAAGACCCCTTTGCTTCGCTGAACCCCCGCAAATCCATTCGATTTATCCTGGAAGAACCTCTCCTCATTCACGGGATAAAAAACCGCAAGGAACGGCAGGAAAAGGTGTTGATGATAGCTGAAAAAGTGGGTTTAAGCCCTGGTGATTTAGACCGTTTTCCCCACGAGTTTTCGGGAGGCCAGAGGCAGAGAGTGGGCATAGCCCGAGCACTGATTTTACAACCCGACTTCATTGTGTGCGATGAACCAGTATCTGCACTGGACGTTTCCATTCAAGCCCAGATACTCAACCTCCTTTCCACTCTACAGAAGGAAATGCAGTTGACCTACCTCTTCATTTCTCACGACCTTTCCGTGGTGAAACACATCAGCAATCGAGTGGCAGTTATGTATCTGGGTAAAATCGTCGAAGTGGCACCCAAAAAAGAACTCTTTGAAAACCCCCTGCATCCCTATACCCGGGCACTGCTTGCTTCCATACCCATACCCAATCCACGGAAAAGACGCAAAAAAATCCTGCTTCAGGGCGACCCACCCAGTCCTACCAAACCTCCTCGGGGTTGTCGTTTCCATACCCGTTGTCCAGAAAAAATGCCCATCTGCTCTGAAGAAGAACCGCTTCTCTGGGAAACCAAACCAGACCACCAGGTGGCTTGTCATCTTTTTCCCAGCTGAGCACTCAGGAGTAACAGTGATGGGGTTCTACTTCCAGAAAGCATTGGGAGCCATGCTCGATGTGCCTGGCATTTTGATAACTGTCATTCTGGTCCTGCTCTTTTTCACCTGGAAAAAGAAAAGCTCATGCCGGCATTTCCTGCTTTTTCTGGCTATTTTCACCTATCTTTTATCAAGTGGATGGGTAGCAAAAATTTTAGAGCCTGAATACCCGGAAACCAGGAAACCACCTTCTCCTCCTCAGGCAATTGTGGTTCTGGGTGGTGGTAGTCTCCGTGGAAACAATGCCCATTTACCCGGTCCTTATTCGATGCTACGCCTCAACAAAGCGTTCACTCTGTGGAAAGAAGGAAAGCCCCTGCTTATCCTAAGCGGTGGCAGTCCATGGGGAGAGAAAGTGCCAAGCGAAGCCAGAGCGATGCAAGCAGTACTCAGGGCATGGGGGGTACCTGAAGAAAAAATGCTCCTGGAAGAACACTCGAGAACCACCTGGGAAAACGCTCGGGAAGTGGCCCAAAAGGTTAGAGAACTTGGCATAAAGAGCCTTTACCTGGTAACTTCTGGGGTACACCTGAAAAGAGCGTTGCTTGCCTTCGGGCACTTCTTACCCGAAGTAAGCATTTATCCTGTGAGTGCACACCCTGCCTATGATAGAGACCCGCTCTCTTTCGAAGATTTCCTTCCCTCTCTGAAGGCCTTCGTAGCCATTGCCCAGATTTTCCACGAAGAACTGGGCTATCTCCCCTACTGGCTCCGACTGCGCTTTTAGCGGAGCCAAAAAGGTAACCCACCTTTGCGCTGGGAAAGCAAAAGACCTATGGCTATCAACAGTATGCCTATCAGTGCATTCAGGTTCAAAGTTTCCCGGTAAAACATCCAGGCAGCCAGGACTCCGAAAACCTGAATCAAAAACTGGTAGGAAACCGTACGGGAAGCACCAAGAACCCTGACTCCATTGTGCCAGAATACGTAAGCAAGGACCATAGCGGGAACCGTTCCATAAAAGAGTGAACCTAAAACACTCAGGTCAATCTGGTTCCAGGGAGCTCTCACCAGTGAGAGTAACGAAGTGGGAAGCATCCACAGAACGCCAAAAATTACACTCCAGGTGCTCACCTTGAGAGGAGAATAGCTGGTCAGCATTTTTTTGCTCAAGTAGGAGTAAAAACCCCAACACATTGCTGCAATAAGGGTGAGTAGATCTCCTTTCAGGACATCTCCTTTCAGATAGGCTCCGGTTTCTCCCTGCTGAACCAGGAAAATAACTCCCCCAAAACCCAGTCCCACTCCCAAAAGATTTACCCAACTCACCAGTTCTTCCCGTCGCAAAAAAGCAGTGAGCGTTACCACCACCGGGCTCAAAGAAAGAATGAGAACCGAATGTGAAGCCAGACTCAACTGTAACCCCATACTCCAGAGTGGCTGATAGATGCCAAACCCTATCAAACCCAAAAGCAGAAAATAGAATACATCTTCACGCCGAATCCAGGGATCATTCTCATAGCGAGAGAGTGTTAAAAAGAGAAGTGGAGCGCCTACCAGAAAACGCAAAAGTGCAAAAGAAAGGGGGCCAAAGAGCATAACCCCCCACTTCACAACACTAAAGTTAAAACCCCAAATTACAGAGACAACGAAGAGGAGAAAATGGGGATTGTATTTTTCGAGGGTAGATTCCATTTTTTTCTTTGGCAAAGAAAAGGGAAGCGTAGCGCTTCCCTTTTCTTTTACTTAATCTCTACCTCAGCACCAACTGCTTCCAGTTTGGCTTTGATTTCCTCTGCCTCGTTTTTGCTCACACCCTCTTTAATGGGTTTAGGAGCACTATCGACCAGCTCCTTAGCCTCCTTGAGGCCCAAACCGGTGATAGCACGAACTTCCTTAACAACCTGCAGCTTCTGAGAGCCTGCACTCTTCAAAATGACATCAAACTCGGTCTTCTCTTCCTCTTTTGCTGCGCCTTCTCCTGCAGCAGGTGCTGCTGCCACCTGAGCAACGGGCATCGCTGCTGAAACACCAAATTTCTCTTCGAGCGCTTTAACCAGCTCAGCGAGCTCAAGAACCGTCATCTTTTCAATAGCTTCAATAATTTCTTCCTTGGTCATGGTAAAAGTTCCTCCCTTCTTCTATTGCTTTTTCTCTTCAATGGCCTTTAAGACCCACACCAAACTCCGCAAAACACCCTGAAGCACGCCAACCAGGCCACTGAGCGGAGCGGCAATACCACCCACCACTCTGGCAACCAGCTCTTCCCGGGAAGGTAAACTGGCCAGGTTCTTCACGTCGTCAACGCCAATTTGCTTTTTCTCCAACCAGCCACCTTTGATTATCACTATCTCGGGAAGCTTTTTGGAAAACTCGTTCAACTTCTTAGCCACCTGCACTGCGTCCTGGTACGCAAAAGCAAAAGCATTTTGCCCTTTCAAAAGCTGGTCGTCAAAGGGAATATTTGCTTTCTGAAGAGCGATTCTGGCCAGGGTGTTCTTAATTACTTTCATTTCTCCGCTTGCTTCACGCAAGCTTCTGCGCAGTTCCTCTGCACTCTGGACGTTCAAACCATGATAGCTGAAAACGTAAACCGCCTGGCTCTCCTGGAGCTTGCGGTATACTTCTTCTATTATGGTGGCTTTTTCCCTCTTTTCCAATTTTTAACCCCCTTTCTTTAAAAGAAGTAAACAACAAAAAAGCTCCCCGCGGGAGCTCTGTATCTTTGCCTCCCCGGGATTTTTAAGCCCTTGGCCCCCGGTTCTCCGGCAATCAGCCGGTATTTATTTCGTACAAAAATAGTCTTAAACTCAGGCCACCCTCTTTTCCATTCTGGTCAGCGCCAACTGTGGATCCACCTTCACTGATGGACTCATGGTGGTGGCAAGAGCAATTTTTTTGATATACCTTCCTCTGGCTGCTGCCGGCTTCATGCGGTTCAGCGCTTCCAGAACTGCATAAAAGTTATCCAGGAGCTGCTCTTCAGAAAAAGAAGCTTTTCCTATGGGAACATGCACATTGCCGTAGCGGTCGTTGCGTATTTCCACTCTTCCAGCTTTAATCTCCCGGACTGCCTGAGCAACGTCGTTGGTAACTGTTCCGGTTTTAGCATTAGGCATAAGACCGCGAGGACCCAGTAGTTTTCCCAATCTTCCCACAATCCGCATCATATCTGGAGTAGCAATTGCAGCATCAAAATCAAACCAGCCTTCCTGAATTTTCTGAACCAGTTCTTCTCCACCAACATAGTCTGCTCCAGCTTCTTCGGCTTCTTTTGCCTTCTCGCCTTGAGCAAAAACCAGAACCCGCATAGTTTTCCCAGTTCCATGAGGAAGACTCACTGTACCACGAACTTGCTGATCGGACTGTTTGGGGTCAATGCCCAGGTTAACCGCCATTTCCACCGTTTCATCAAATCTGGCAGTAGCCATGCTTTTCACAAGCTGTACAGCTTCTTCAGGACTGTAAAGTTTTCCCGGTTCAACCTTTTCTTTAAGAGCAAGATATCTTTTACCCACTTTTGCCATGCTATTCACTCCTTTTACACTTAACCCTCAACGACCTCAACACCCATGCTCCGGGCAGTCCCTTCGATAATGCGCATTGCCGCTTCTATGTCGTTAGCGTTAAGGTCTGCCATTTTCTTTTCAGCAATCTCTCTGATTTTAGAGCGAGAAATTTTACCAACCTTCACCCGGTTGGGCTCACCCGAGCCCTTTTCGATGCCCAAAGCCTGCTTAATGAGGAAAGAAGCAGGAGGCGTTTTGCACACAAAGGTGAAAGAACGGTCCTGATAAATGGTTATTTCAACTGGAGTTAGTACTCCTCTATCTTTCTCAGTCTGGGCATTAAAAGCTTTACAGAATTCCATTATGTTCACACCGTGCTGACCCAAAGCAGGACCTACCGGTGGAGCCGGTGTTGCCATACCACCGGGTATCTGCAGCTTAACCACTGCAACAACCTTTTTTGCCATAAAAATCCACCTCGCTAAAGTTTCTCTATATCCGAGAAGTCGAGCTCCACAGGCGTCTCACGCCCAAAAACTGACAACAGGACTACTACTTTACCCTTTTCGTGGTCCACACTTTCCACCACGCCGGTATAGTTGAGGAAGGGTCCGGCAATGACTTTAACTGCCTCTCCCTTTTCGATGTCCAAACGGGGTTTACCCTTCTCCACTCCAGTTTGGCGCAAAATAACCTTTACTTCTTCTTCATTAAGCGGCTCTGGCTTCATTCCTGAACCTACAAAGCCAGTAACCCCAGGGGTATTGCGAACCACGTACCAGGAGCGATCGTTCATGATCATTTCCACCATCACATAACCCGGGAACACCTTCTTTTTGGTGAAGCGTTTCTTTCCCCTTTTCACCTCGATGGTTTCCTCCATGGGCACTACTACTCTGAAAATCTGGTCCTGCATGCCCATTGAAGCAATTCGACGCTCCAGATTAGCTTTAACTTTGTGCTCACTACCCGCCAGGGTATGCACTACATACCACCGTTTCTCCATTTCTTTCCGCCTAACCTCCAAAACGTATAAGAGTTACTTAAGATAAAGGCTCATTAAAGAAGTGAGCACCAGGTCTACGACACCAAGAAAAATACCCATTATGGCAATAACTGCCAGTACGGTAATGGTGCTTGCCAGCAGTTCCTTACGACCTGGCCAGCTTACTTTACGTATTTCTCCCCAAGCATCCCGGAAATAATTTCTTAAGGAACGAAACCACCTGAACAAATCCTTTCACCCATCCTTTTCGTAAAGGTAAAAGCGATTAAAAATTCGCAGTAAGGTTCAACAAATTTACTGGGCAATTATAAATGGTTATTCATTAGCTGTCAATGAATTTCATCCTTTTTGTTGACTAAATAGTGTCAATGCCATGCCTGCGTAGCCAATCCTTGAAACTCTGGTCATCACCAAGTATTTCCTGGTCGTAGTTTTCCTCCAGTTTTCTGATTTGCTGTTCCAAATCGGGATACTGTTTTACCAACTCATCTACATGACGCTCAAAGTCTTCACAGAGTTTGTCAAGCTCAGCCCAGTCAACTTCAATTCCCAAAAAAGGCACTATAAATCGCAAAGCTGCTCGAATGCCTTTGGGATTGGTGGCCCTGACATACATGGGTATTTCCACTGCAACGCTGAACATTTCCAGACCTCTTTCCCGAGAACGGAGAAGTAAAAGAGTGGCAATACTGGCCGGACCTTCATAATCTGAAAAGCGCACACTGTAAGGAGCAAGCTCTGTCTTCAGCCGTTCATGGGAAAGACTGCAATATAACCTTGGTTCCCGGGTGTGTGGTGTGAGGCCGCTAAAGCTGCCTACAAAAAAAATGCGCTTCACTCCCACTTCTTCAGCTACAGTTAGAAGATGGTTGCAAAATTCTTCCCACCTGAAATTGGGTTCTTTACCGAAAAAGAGTACCAGATTGTGTTCCTGGGAATACAAGAATTCATTAACCGGGTATTCAAAACTCTTTACCAAACCGTCTTTCAAGACCACATAGGGGCGAAACTGGGCCACCTCTTCCATGGTACCCGGAAAATTCAAAATATAAAAGTTACGCGAATCAATCTCAGCCAGAGGACTGGTTTTTATCGAATCCCGCAAAAGAGAAATGGTCCCCGAAGAAACTCCTCCACCATCCATCCACCCCGTAAAACCGATCACCATGGAAGCATTTTCCAGTTTAGGTCGTTCATAAAAAATAAGTTCTTCCAATTTTACACGTCACCTCTATTCTCCAGGTAGAAAACCTGAATCAACCTTTCCACAAAACCTTGAACCTGAAACAAAACCCTATCTAATTATAACCACTCAGGCAATACCCACAACCGACAAGTTGAAAAGCTATCAAGTGGTGTGTTAGACCCGAGAAATAAATGAGTATTCAGCCAGCACCTTCAAATTGAAAAATCCAAAGCTTTGTGAGAGAATATTTTGTTCGTTTTGCCGAAATATTCGGAAAGGCTGGGAGTGTATGCGACCCAAAAACATAACGGATTTTACACAAGGTAGCATCCCCCGACATCTGATACTTTTTTCACTGCCCATGCTGGCGGGGAATCTCCTGCAAACTTTCTACAACACGGTAGATAGCATCTGGGTAGGGCGATTTCTGGGTGCTGAAGCACTGGGAGCGGTATCAGTAGGTTTTCCTGTGCTTTTCATACTCATTTCCTTTGTGTTTGGACTGGGAATGGGCGCTAACATCATGGTAGCCCAGTACCTGGGAGCCCGAAGAGACGACGAAGTCCAGAAAACAGTCATCAACGCCCTGGTCTTACTTACCTTGTTGGGAATAGTCCTGGCCTTTGTGGGTATTAATTTACACCTGGCCATTCTGAATGCAATTCGTACCCCAGAAACCATCAAACAATTGGCCTCTCAGTACCTGACCATAATCTTTTGGGGCTTGCCTTTCCTTTTCCTTTACAATGCGATAAGTAGCATTTTGCGAGGTATGGGAGATGCTAAAACCCCTCTTTACCTTCTCATCTATGCTACCATTATCAATATCGTTCTTGACCCCCTGATGATTCTGGGCATTGGGCCTTTTCCCCCTCTGGGGGTAGCTGGGGCAGCCTTAGCCACAACCATCGCTCAGGGAGTATCAGGACTCATTGGGCTCTTTATCCTTTTCAAACTCAACATTGTCTCTTTCTCAAGAAAAAGTGGCTGGCGGGACTGGCCGACCATAACCACCATGTTCCGACTGGGTATGCCAGCCGGGGTACAGCAAAGCATTGTATCATTGGGTATTCTGGCTATGACTTCCCTGGTCAATCTTTTCGGAGAAAAGGTGGTAGCCGCCTACGGAGCAGCCACCCGAATTGACCAGTTTTCTTTTCTTCCCGCCATGACCATAAGTGTGGCCATTTCTTCGGTAGCTGGGCAAAATCTGGGCTTTGGAGATTATCAACGTTCCCGTGAGGTGTTCCGCTGGGGAACAATCATTGCTTTCTGCTTCGCACTGCCCATTGCAGCCCTGGTTTTCTTTGGAGCTGAAAACCTGATTCGCATATTCATCACCGAAGAAGGGGTCATCGCCATTGGCAAAGAATACCTGCAGATTGTGTCGTTTTCTTACATTCCCTTTTCCCTAATGTTTGCTGTCAACGGGTTTTTGAGAGGAGCCGGAGACACCCTGCAAACTATGATTAACACCCTGATTTCCCTGTGGCTTATCAGGTTGCCTCTTTCCTGGCTTCTGGCTATATACTTTGGACTCGGAGCCCGGGGCATCTGGATTGGCATGGCCACGGGTCCCGTGGCTGGTTTCTTAGTAGCCCTCGCTTACTATCGGAGCGGACGCTGGGAAAACAAGGTTTTAGTGAAAAAGGAAATACCAGATCAGAGAAATCAGGAAGAGCTACTGGCCAGCCAGTAAACGACTCAGAAAATTTAGGTCCAGATTTGCTTCCAGAACTGCACTCAGTCTATCAAGCTCTTGTTCCCGGATATCTTCCCAGGAAGCAGTGGCTTTTATATCTATGTCTAAAACTGGTAGTCCTTTTTGTTGCTTCAGACAATCGAAAAAGCGTTTTCTAAAGCTTGCACGGTCAAAAATGCCATGCACATAAGTTCCAAAAATCCGCTTATCCACACACACACCCTCAAAACGCTGCACGCCCTGACCCAGAAGCTTATCAATCACTAAAAAGGGGG
This portion of the Thermatribacter velox genome encodes:
- a CDS encoding ABC transporter substrate-binding protein; protein product: MRKKVFLAILVGVVFLLSSAFVLAQEPKYGGTLVFGSGGDATRLDPADVTDGLSITRTDNIFEGLVQYKPGTTEIEPCLAERWEVSEDGLTFTFYLRKGVKFHDGTDFNADAVVYSFKRQFDPNHPFHKYGEWAYWKWMFTSVKDVVKVDDYTVKIILSEPYAPFLSNLAMFTVAIVSPTACEKYGPDFFKNPVGTGPFKFVEWVKDDHITLEAFEDYWQGRPYLDRIIFRVIPDPSVRLLELEKGSIDAMEYPNPDDLERIKNNPDLMLLEAPGINVGYLAMNMGEDTPGFQKPFGDVRVRRAINHAINKEAIVKYLYKDTAIVAKNPIPPTMWGYNDEIEDYEYNPDKARELLKEAGYPNGFETTLWAMPVSRPYMYDPPKIAEAIQADLEAVGIKANIYTVEWGTYLQETEAGKHPMCLLGWTGDNGDPDNFLYVLLDKDNAIVGSAGNVAFYRNDELHEILIKAQRTYDQEERIKLYKKAQEIIHNDAPWVPIAHAKNQMVFKKDVKGYVLHPLDRKFFYTTWLDR
- a CDS encoding ABC transporter permease, with amino-acid sequence MKRYIIKRLLLLIPVLFGVSIIVFVVVRLAPGDPARILAGEHASPEYVEAMRTKWQLDKPLYIQYLVWLRNLLRGDLGRSIATRSPVLEEILQRFPATLELSIAAMLFAIVVGIAAGVTAAVKQYSFWDYFSMTGALFGVSMPVFWLGLMLMFIFGLELDWLPVSGRIDVGVNLKVITGLYLLDSLLTLNKTAFLSALSHLILPSIALGTIPMALIARMTRSAMLEVIRQDFIRTERAKGLPEKMVIYKHALKNALIPIVTVIGMEFGLLLGGAILTETVFSWPGLGRYTVDAVYARDYPAIQGAVLFIAFVFVVVNLATDVLYAYLNPRIRYQ
- a CDS encoding ABC transporter permease, which gives rise to MTKSNIAKLQGYWYFLKKNKSALAGLIILIVLLFVALFAPYLAPNDPLQRSLAHRLLPGFWAGKEYAQFPLGTDYLGRCILSRIIWGTRTSLSVGFIAVGISTLIGLVLGLLGGYFGGKIDTFLMRIVDIMFAFPSILLAITIMAALGPGLEKAMIAIGIVYSPQMARVTRSAVLVIREMDYIQAEKALGASHLRIIWHHILPNSLAPVIVYSTLSVANAILDAAALGFLGLGALPPTPEWGAMLSNSRQFLLSGAWWAATFPGLAIMISVLGLNLLGDGLRDILDPRLRV
- a CDS encoding ABC transporter ATP-binding protein — encoded protein: MNLVPLLEIKNLKTYLKTPRGTVRAVDGVSLEIFPGETMGLVGESGCGKSMTALSILKLYPQPQGKIVAGEIFFEGQNLVPLKEEEMWKIRGKKISMVFQEPMTSLDPVFPVGEEIMEVLRIHEAMSPATAREKAIEMLRLVRIPEPERIFHSYPHQLSGGMRQRVMIAIALACRPRLLLADEPTTALDVTIQAQILELIEELKEELHTAVLLITHDLGVVAETCQRVAVMYAGKIVEKAQVFELFDNPLHPYTRALLASIPHIEEEKEALESIPGSVPDLLNPPSGCRFHPRCLQAFERCRKEEPQLKEKEEKHWVACHLYS
- a CDS encoding ABC transporter ATP-binding protein, which codes for MSSLLLKVNNLSKKFFVKSEQFSETLTIDAVNAVSLSINQGEVMALVGESGCGKSTLGRCILRLEEPDTGEVFFKNQNILALPLRELKTYRQKMQIIFQDPFASLNPRKSIRFILEEPLLIHGIKNRKERQEKVLMIAEKVGLSPGDLDRFPHEFSGGQRQRVGIARALILQPDFIVCDEPVSALDVSIQAQILNLLSTLQKEMQLTYLFISHDLSVVKHISNRVAVMYLGKIVEVAPKKELFENPLHPYTRALLASIPIPNPRKRRKKILLQGDPPSPTKPPRGCRFHTRCPEKMPICSEEEPLLWETKPDHQVACHLFPS
- a CDS encoding YdcF family protein, with the translated sequence MGFYFQKALGAMLDVPGILITVILVLLFFTWKKKSSCRHFLLFLAIFTYLLSSGWVAKILEPEYPETRKPPSPPQAIVVLGGGSLRGNNAHLPGPYSMLRLNKAFTLWKEGKPLLILSGGSPWGEKVPSEARAMQAVLRAWGVPEEKMLLEEHSRTTWENAREVAQKVRELGIKSLYLVTSGVHLKRALLAFGHFLPEVSIYPVSAHPAYDRDPLSFEDFLPSLKAFVAIAQIFHEELGYLPYWLRLRF